A stretch of the Solanum dulcamara chromosome 6, daSolDulc1.2, whole genome shotgun sequence genome encodes the following:
- the LOC129891114 gene encoding defensin D1-like has protein sequence MAKHTIFLALLFCIFLVAATEIQMAEGKYCWKKSDKWNGPCQYSYKCSHHCKHYYGAKYGICKKYKPWGHKYYWAKYACYCYSPCHY, from the exons ATGGCAAAGCATACTATTTTTCTCGCCCTTCTCTTCTGCATCTTCCTTGTTGCTGCAACTG AAATACAAATGGCAGAAGGCAAATATTGTTGGAAAAAAAGTGACAAGTGGAATGGGCCTTGTCAATACTCTTACAAATGTAGTCATCATTGCAAGCACTACTATGGAGCTAAATATGGTATCTGTAAGAAGTACAAACCATGGGGTCACAAATATTACTGGGCAAAATATGCTTGCTACTGCTACTCACCTTGCCACTACTAA
- the LOC129892922 gene encoding uncharacterized protein LOC129892922 yields MEAWNHLHDIFQDNKDSRAVTFEYDFTHVDIEDFSNVYAYCQHIKSLADQLKNVVSPIAKDRLVLQLVSGLTEPYQGVATLIHQRDSLTQFYQARPMLTPEEAGRAKKVTQISSATLFTHSSEGLPDVPNNFSSNRNSNGGKKNHNRSNNGKKYRGNNGDRGGGKGATINGSNASRGGQLGGGNNRDTGHQSARQSPPPSSPWDGGQ; encoded by the coding sequence ATGGAGGCTTGGAATCACTTGCATGACATATTCCAAGATAACAAAGACTCTCGTGCTGTCACCTTTGAGTATGACTTCACTCATGTCGACATAGAAGATTTTTCGAATGTCTATGCCTATTGTCAACATATCAAATCTCTGGCGGATCAACTCAAGAATGTCGTCTCCCCGATTGCTAAAGATCGACTAGTTCTTCAACTGGTCTCTGGACTTACAGAGCCCTACCAAGGTGTGGCCACTCTTATTCACCAACGTGACTCATTGACTCAATTTTATCAAGCCCGTCCGATGCTCACTCCCGAGGAGGCTGGCCGTGCCAAGAAAGTGACCCAAATCTCTTCCGCTACCTTATTTACTCACTCATCCGAGGGTCTTCCTGATGTTCCTAATAATTTTTCTTCCAACCGCAATTCTAATGGTGGGAAGAAAAACCACAATCGAAGCAATAATGGGAAAAAATATCGTGGCAACAATGGTGATCGTGGAGGTGGTAAAGGAGCTACTATaaatggaagtaatgcaagccGTGGTGGTCAATTGGGAGGTGGCAATAACCGCGACACTGGGCATCAGTCAGCGAGGCAAAGCCCTCCACCCTCTTCTCCATGGGATGGCGGGCAGTAG